A window of Pseudodesulfovibrio hydrargyri contains these coding sequences:
- a CDS encoding type II secretion system protein M, with amino-acid sequence MARKHCTYPWTCWPPASQQRLFKFILLGTAGLCFAVFVGATLFTGALGQDIAAEKEQYGLVVPLVREITTLRAAQGDLVQFSPEEAVRRILDDRSLNDYVASLRATRIAEDQDGVQVTLNGLTLIMLTDFLQDVRDRASLQAPEFALTRNPEEPRLADVHLVLAR; translated from the coding sequence ATGGCCCGCAAGCACTGCACATATCCGTGGACCTGCTGGCCGCCCGCCTCGCAGCAGCGGCTGTTCAAGTTCATCCTGCTCGGCACGGCCGGACTGTGCTTCGCGGTCTTCGTGGGCGCGACCCTGTTCACCGGGGCGCTCGGCCAGGATATCGCGGCCGAGAAGGAGCAGTACGGCCTGGTGGTGCCGCTGGTCCGGGAGATCACCACCCTGCGGGCCGCCCAAGGGGATCTGGTCCAGTTCAGCCCGGAGGAGGCGGTCCGGCGCATTCTCGACGACCGCTCCCTGAACGACTACGTGGCCTCCCTGCGCGCCACGCGTATCGCGGAAGACCAGGATGGCGTGCAGGTGACCCTGAACGGCCTGACCCTGATCATGCTCACGGATTTTCTGCAGGACGTGCGCGACCGGGCCAGCCTGCAGGCCCCGGAGTTCGCCCTGACCCGCAACCCCGAGGAGCCTCGTCTGGCGGACGTGCACCTCGTGCTGGCGAGGTAG
- a CDS encoding glycosyltransferase, which produces MKIAVIHESAETLLAEYGSLLTAMVSMGHAVNALAPGSGPDAAAGFEALGAEYAMYPLSSRGLTPVGDLGTLLHLKQVLYRVRPDLILSMASKPVIYGSLAARMAWVGEEKTVFALVDGPGFAFGGNGLKGRLLARLARPMFRAGFRSCDGICFRSAEAETFFRELGVLGPEARTGIVDQADTDARDRAVLAFLGMIPAD; this is translated from the coding sequence ATGAAGATCGCCGTCATCCACGAGAGCGCCGAAACCCTGCTGGCCGAATACGGCTCCCTTTTGACGGCCATGGTGTCCATGGGCCACGCGGTCAACGCGCTGGCCCCGGGCAGCGGCCCGGACGCGGCGGCCGGGTTCGAGGCGTTGGGCGCGGAATACGCCATGTATCCGCTGTCTTCGCGCGGCCTGACGCCTGTGGGCGACCTGGGCACGCTGCTCCATTTGAAACAGGTCCTGTACCGCGTCCGCCCGGACCTCATCCTGTCCATGGCCTCCAAGCCGGTAATCTACGGCTCTCTGGCCGCGCGCATGGCCTGGGTGGGCGAGGAGAAGACGGTCTTCGCCCTGGTGGACGGGCCGGGTTTCGCCTTCGGGGGAAACGGGCTCAAGGGGCGGCTGCTCGCCCGGCTGGCCAGGCCCATGTTCCGGGCCGGGTTCAGGTCCTGTGACGGCATCTGTTTCCGCTCGGCCGAGGCCGAGACCTTTTTCCGCGAGCTCGGCGTGCTCGGGCCCGAGGCCAGAACCGGGATCGTGGACCAGGCCGATACGGACGCGCGGGACCGGGCCGTTCTCGCCTTCTTGGGAATGATTCCGGCCGATTGA
- a CDS encoding universal stress protein: MNISRILLPVDGSRLSDAAADMAIDLAGSEATVILLTVRRTVPTGLGQPNAGELLEYLNRGAEGVMTHYRAKLTNANVDFLELVVGGDVAEVISNVADNEKCDVIIMGSKGKSDLEGLFLGSVTHKVLQTTTKPVLVVK; the protein is encoded by the coding sequence ATGAACATCTCCCGAATTCTCCTCCCCGTTGACGGGTCCCGACTGTCCGACGCCGCCGCCGACATGGCCATCGACCTGGCCGGAAGCGAGGCGACCGTCATCCTGCTGACCGTGCGCAGGACCGTGCCCACCGGTCTGGGCCAGCCCAACGCGGGCGAACTGCTCGAATACCTGAACCGGGGGGCCGAGGGGGTCATGACCCACTACCGGGCCAAGCTGACCAACGCCAACGTGGACTTCCTGGAACTGGTCGTCGGCGGCGACGTGGCCGAGGTCATCAGCAACGTGGCCGACAACGAGAAGTGCGACGTCATCATCATGGGCTCCAAGGGCAAGTCCGATCTCGAAGGGCTGTTCCTCGGCTCGGTCACCCACAAGGTCCTCCAGACCACGACCAAGCCCGTGCTGGTGGTCAAGTAG
- a CDS encoding substrate-binding periplasmic protein: METETVPFFRARAGRLARCLALCLLALAAAGPVAAQERVVVVSDTWMPYNGAPGSAREGYAVEMLRAVFERRGFAVEYRRLPRKRAVSDVRSGQADILIGVTRDELPDFVFPETSLGQSELCFFTLDPGWRFTGPESLSGVVTGYVQGHDYPRWFLDDVRRHPERFHGLHGEDASVRLLAMLAEGRVQAIPGSRAVIGYYAQRADLLDRVLLAGCSKADARELFFGLSPANTDRSRILADILDKGMYTLRNTGQLNHLLIKYGLKDWAGGGPGPTGPSRD, encoded by the coding sequence ATGGAGACCGAAACCGTCCCCTTTTTCCGGGCCCGGGCAGGACGCCTGGCCCGGTGTCTGGCCCTGTGCCTGCTGGCCCTGGCCGCGGCCGGGCCGGTTGCGGCCCAGGAGCGCGTGGTCGTGGTCTCGGACACCTGGATGCCGTACAACGGCGCGCCGGGTTCCGCCCGCGAGGGGTATGCGGTGGAGATGCTGCGGGCCGTGTTCGAGCGGCGCGGGTTCGCGGTGGAGTACCGCAGGCTGCCACGCAAGCGGGCGGTCAGCGATGTGCGCTCGGGCCAGGCCGACATCCTCATCGGCGTGACCCGGGACGAGCTGCCCGACTTCGTCTTCCCCGAGACCTCCCTGGGGCAAAGCGAACTGTGCTTCTTCACCCTGGACCCCGGCTGGCGCTTCACCGGGCCGGAGTCCCTGAGCGGCGTGGTCACCGGCTACGTCCAGGGACACGACTACCCCCGATGGTTCTTGGACGACGTCAGGCGCCACCCGGAGCGGTTCCATGGCCTGCACGGCGAAGACGCCAGCGTGCGCCTGCTGGCCATGCTCGCCGAAGGGCGGGTCCAGGCCATCCCGGGCAGCCGGGCCGTGATCGGCTACTACGCGCAGCGGGCGGACCTGCTGGACCGGGTCCTTCTGGCCGGGTGCAGCAAGGCGGACGCCCGCGAGCTGTTCTTCGGCCTGTCCCCGGCCAACACGGACCGGTCCAGGATCCTGGCCGATATCCTGGACAAGGGCATGTATACCCTGCGCAACACCGGCCAGCTCAACCACCTGCTCATCAAGTACGGGCTCAAGGACTGGGCCGGGGGCGGCCCGGGGCCGACCGGGCCGAGCCGCGATTGA
- a CDS encoding DMT family transporter, producing the protein MSVTVMFVVLCAALLHATWNFFVKSTADKHAGMTGVVLGHVPFGVAAVILSPLPDPACLSYILIGALLHVGYQLFLLNSYRFGDLSHVYPLARGFAPLAVAGVSAAFLGESLSGVELVAVLAIAAGIMSLALTRRTDGMRNGRAALLALGTGAFIAAYSLVDGHGARLAGTALGFYGSLTILNGLVLAGYMRLTRPGLVTASLTRNLRFTLAGGAASFTAYALVTWAFTMAPIPLVTALRETSIIFALLFGVFGLKEGLNLTKVLATGCTLFGACLLRFGR; encoded by the coding sequence ATGTCCGTCACGGTAATGTTCGTCGTCCTCTGCGCGGCCCTGCTGCACGCCACCTGGAATTTCTTCGTCAAGAGCACGGCGGACAAGCACGCGGGCATGACCGGCGTGGTCCTCGGCCACGTGCCCTTCGGCGTGGCGGCGGTGATCCTCTCCCCGCTGCCTGATCCGGCCTGTCTGTCGTACATCCTGATCGGCGCGCTACTCCACGTGGGCTACCAGCTCTTTCTGCTCAACTCCTATCGCTTCGGCGACCTGAGCCACGTCTACCCGCTGGCGCGCGGGTTCGCGCCCCTGGCCGTGGCCGGTGTCTCGGCCGCGTTTCTTGGTGAATCCCTGTCCGGGGTGGAGCTGGTCGCCGTGCTGGCCATCGCGGCCGGGATCATGAGCCTGGCCCTGACCCGGCGCACCGACGGCATGCGCAACGGCCGGGCCGCGCTTCTGGCGCTCGGCACCGGCGCGTTCATCGCGGCCTACTCCCTGGTGGACGGCCACGGCGCGCGGCTGGCGGGCACCGCGCTCGGCTTCTACGGCTCCCTGACCATCCTCAACGGCCTGGTCCTGGCCGGATACATGCGCCTGACCCGGCCCGGCCTGGTGACCGCCTCCCTGACCCGGAACCTGCGCTTCACCCTGGCGGGCGGGGCGGCCTCGTTCACGGCCTACGCCCTGGTCACCTGGGCCTTCACCATGGCCCCCATCCCGCTGGTCACGGCCCTGCGCGAAACCAGTATCATCTTCGCCCTGCTTTTCGGCGTGTTCGGCCTCAAGGAGGGCCTCAACCTGACCAAGGTTCTGGCCACGGGCTGCACTCTGTTCGGGGCCTGCCTGCTGCGTTTCGGCCGGTAG
- a CDS encoding glutamine synthetase family protein, protein MSIPVFNCKNADDVMKAVKDYNVSFIQYWFVDILGTLKSFQITPSELEASFEEGMGFDGSSILGFCRIDESDMVAMPDPTTFQICSWRPSEKPVARMFCDVVNPDGSPFEADSRFVLKKVMAQAAEKGYTFYVGPELEFFLFADDQDTETLDAGGYFDAPPLDLGNNIRRDIIFALGAMGIQVEYSHHEVAPSQHEIDLRYQEGMKMADTAMTYRVVVKETARKFGCYATFMPKPIFGENGSGMHVHQSLFKNGRNVFYDANDEYHLSSEGKAYIAGILKHAPEFVCVTNQWVNSYKRLVPGYEAPVYIAWARRNRSALVRVPMYKPGKENATRMELRCPDPAANPYLAFAVQLAAGLKGIEENYTLADPIEEDIFAMNDRQLKRNRIKALPGSLYEAAMNLQKSTFMRDVLGEHLHTALVENKIAEWDEYRTQVTEYELDKYLPIL, encoded by the coding sequence ATGAGTATCCCTGTTTTCAACTGCAAAAACGCGGACGACGTGATGAAGGCGGTCAAGGACTATAACGTCAGCTTCATCCAGTACTGGTTCGTGGACATCCTCGGCACCCTGAAGAGCTTCCAGATCACCCCGAGCGAGCTCGAGGCCTCCTTTGAGGAGGGCATGGGCTTCGACGGCTCGTCCATCCTCGGCTTCTGCCGCATCGACGAATCCGACATGGTCGCCATGCCCGATCCGACCACCTTCCAGATCTGCTCCTGGCGACCCTCGGAAAAGCCCGTGGCCCGCATGTTCTGCGACGTGGTCAACCCGGACGGCTCCCCGTTCGAGGCCGACTCCCGCTTCGTGCTCAAGAAGGTCATGGCCCAGGCCGCTGAGAAGGGCTATACCTTCTATGTCGGCCCCGAACTTGAATTTTTCCTGTTCGCCGATGACCAGGACACCGAGACCCTGGACGCGGGCGGCTATTTCGACGCGCCGCCGCTGGACCTGGGCAACAACATCCGCCGCGACATCATCTTCGCCCTGGGCGCCATGGGCATCCAGGTGGAGTACTCCCACCACGAGGTCGCCCCGTCCCAGCACGAGATCGACCTGCGCTACCAGGAAGGCATGAAGATGGCCGACACGGCCATGACCTACCGCGTGGTGGTCAAGGAGACCGCCCGCAAGTTCGGCTGCTACGCCACGTTCATGCCCAAGCCCATCTTCGGCGAGAACGGCTCGGGCATGCACGTCCACCAGTCCCTGTTCAAGAACGGGCGCAACGTCTTCTACGACGCCAACGACGAGTACCATCTGTCCAGCGAGGGCAAGGCCTACATCGCGGGCATCCTCAAGCACGCCCCGGAGTTCGTCTGCGTGACCAACCAGTGGGTCAACTCCTACAAGCGGCTGGTGCCCGGCTACGAGGCCCCGGTGTACATCGCCTGGGCGCGGCGCAACCGCTCGGCCCTGGTGCGCGTGCCCATGTACAAGCCCGGCAAGGAGAACGCCACCCGCATGGAGCTGCGCTGCCCGGACCCGGCCGCCAACCCCTACCTGGCCTTCGCTGTCCAGTTGGCCGCCGGCCTCAAGGGCATCGAGGAAAACTACACCCTGGCCGATCCGATCGAAGAGGATATCTTCGCCATGAACGACCGCCAGCTCAAGCGCAACCGGATCAAGGCGTTGCCCGGCTCCCTGTACGAGGCGGCCATGAACCTGCAGAAGTCCACCTTCATGAGGGATGTCCTGGGCGAGCACCTGCACACCGCCCTGGTCGAGAACAAGATCGCCGAGTGGGACGAATACCGCACCCAGGTCACCGAGTATGAATTGGACAAGTATCTGCCGATACTTTAG
- a CDS encoding RHS repeat domain-containing protein — protein sequence MAAPYTCDVRRGPDGRIVEKTETVRGRKSTWTYAYDGGGRLAEAKLDGRLICQCWYDREGRRVRDYLPATAGANYRDYQYTPDNRLMRAGGGQYSHDERGFRSIWSDKGVYTLYEYSPDYRLLKAEEEDRDKAFTFAHDEDGQRVAKYRNGQLVEAYQWLDFVRLAAFYDGRHQYEFAYRDGERTPFAMRRDDGTVAGLFYDQVGSLRVVADVDDNVIKEVLYDPFGGIIEDTNPDLRLPIGFAGGLHDRDLGFARFGWRDYDVRTGRWTAPDPLGDKGGDLDWYGYCLDDPVNGVDPMGLEGGFRFGKRELDMPGGKLLRGFGPAQAATALGMLNPATFPLARQMMKGAKRLDDKNNVELVHEQGFYEDGTGDNIGLGQDGKMDGEDINRYKLEDKVYDDKRMRRAETSTPLGKYNACGIGGEKNNCQDYADRLRDRYELLNRGDKMR from the coding sequence ATGGCAGCACCATATACCTGTGACGTGAGGCGCGGCCCGGACGGGCGCATTGTGGAGAAAACCGAGACGGTCAGGGGGCGCAAGTCCACCTGGACCTATGCCTATGACGGCGGCGGGCGGCTGGCCGAGGCCAAGCTGGACGGGCGGCTGATCTGCCAGTGCTGGTACGACCGCGAGGGCCGTCGGGTGCGGGATTATCTGCCCGCCACGGCTGGGGCCAATTACCGCGACTACCAGTACACCCCGGACAACCGGCTGATGCGCGCGGGGGGCGGGCAGTATTCGCACGACGAGCGCGGGTTCCGCTCCATCTGGTCGGACAAGGGCGTGTACACCCTGTACGAGTACAGCCCGGACTATCGGTTGCTCAAGGCCGAGGAAGAGGACCGCGACAAGGCCTTCACCTTTGCCCACGACGAGGACGGGCAACGCGTGGCCAAGTACCGGAACGGCCAACTCGTCGAGGCCTACCAGTGGCTCGACTTCGTGCGCCTGGCCGCGTTTTATGACGGGCGGCATCAATACGAATTCGCCTACCGCGACGGGGAGCGCACGCCCTTCGCCATGCGCCGCGACGACGGCACCGTGGCCGGGCTGTTCTACGACCAGGTCGGCTCCCTGCGCGTGGTTGCCGACGTGGACGACAACGTGATAAAGGAAGTGCTGTACGACCCGTTCGGCGGCATCATCGAGGACACCAACCCGGACCTGCGCCTGCCCATCGGCTTCGCGGGCGGCCTGCACGACCGGGACCTGGGCTTTGCCCGCTTCGGCTGGCGGGATTACGACGTCAGGACCGGCAGGTGGACCGCGCCGGACCCGCTGGGCGACAAGGGCGGCGACCTGGACTGGTACGGGTACTGTCTGGATGACCCGGTGAACGGGGTTGATCCGATGGGGTTGGAAGGTGGATTTCGTTTCGGAAAGCGCGAACTGGACATGCCAGGCGGAAAGCTCTTAAGGGGCTTTGGCCCGGCACAAGCTGCGACCGCACTCGGCATGCTGAACCCGGCGACGTTTCCTTTGGCAAGGCAGATGATGAAGGGGGCAAAGCGCCTGGACGATAAGAACAACGTGGAGCTCGTTCATGAACAGGGGTTTTATGAAGATGGCACAGGGGACAACATCGGGCTGGGTCAGGATGGTAAAATGGATGGAGAAGACATCAACCGATACAAGTTGGAAGACAAAGTGTACGACGACAAAAGAATGAGGCGCGCTGAAACGAGCACTCCTCTTGGAAAGTACAATGCCTGCGGCATCGGCGGGGAGAAGAACAATTGCCAGGATTATGCGGACAGGCTTAGAGATCGATACGAATTACTCAATCGCGGAGACAAGATGCGATAA